AGAAAGCACTTGTGACGAGGCAGCTCCTCGTCAATAAAAGATAGACCCTCCATTTGTGCTTcacttccttctcctccccgtGAGAGCTGCTTGCCTTCACACCCCATGAGCAGCACATCCATGAAGAGCatcccagccatgctgcaggggcagccaggggtTCTGGAGCCCCCCTCACACTGGCAGCCGGATGGTTCAGTGCCAGGAGTGATGGGCATGGTCCAgaccctgggcatccccagccctccctcctccctcaccACCTGCCCCACCATAGGTACCAGCGAAAGTaggaaggcagagagaggagtCTGGGGAAAGACAGGACCCCTGCCAGCGTTCTGCTCCATTTGGGAGCCTTCCCTAACTCTCGGGGAGCGAGGAGTGAGTGCCTGTGAGCCGGGCAGAGTTAGTGGTGCAGTGTGCACCGAGGGGAAGGGGGGccagggcaggagagagggTGAGCAGTGGAGGTGGATGGTTGGAATTACCTGGGCGTGCAGCGAAGCGGGGTAGGTGAAAGCAGGAGGAGGTAGAGCAGGTGCTAATTCCGCTGGGTACAGAGGGTACGGCCCCCACACTTCAGGGCTACTGGGGTAAAGTGCAGGCACTGTGAGCTCATCTGCAAGAGAAGAAGAGGGAGAGTTAATGGTGACCAGAGGGCTGTGACCCTCGCTGcatccttccttctccccttgatgcaggagcagagctgcccctggaaaACTGTGAGATGCTACCAATGAGAGCTGGCTCACAAAGCTAACACAGCATTCTCCCGCTGGGATAACACGAGGTGAGCAATGctatggggctgggggtgtcactcagggagctggggctgggctccttGTCTCCAAGAGGTTTAGTAAAACCAGGGATTCAGCAGAGGAGAGTGTGCAGCTCATGCCTGTGTACAACAGCAGAGTGAGGAGCTGGAGTCTGCATGAGAGAAGCTCTTCCAGAAGTGGCAACAGGCATGGAGTGCTCACAGCAGGGCATTGCCAAGGCCTCTCCTGAGACCTCACCCTGCTGGCTCTCACCTGTGCCAGGTCCTCTCCTTTGGGAAACCCCAGCACGTGCCACTGCGCAGCAAGCAGGCACCAACTCTCCCAGTGGGACCTGGTATTCCCCTTGGCCACCCCCTCACGGTGTCCCCCCTCCTTCCAGTTCCAATATCCCTGGTGCCTGCCAGCCCaagccctgctggcagtgcagggggtACTCACAGGGCTCCCGGGTGATGAACTGAGGTACAGCAGTGGGGAGAGGggtgctgggatttggggtgcccaCCAGCTTGTTCTTCGCCATCTTGGTGTTGGCCTTGGCAAACTCCAACCGCAGCGTCTGGGGGACCTCGGGGTCGAAGCGGATGCCCTGcggaaggaagggagggaaggagggaaggaggcgCAGTGGGTGGGTGAGCACCGCCGCGTGCTGGCCCCGCAGCAAAAATAACTCCCCAttatttatgggtttttttcaactTGCAGCCCTGAAATGAGCTAATTTGCTGGGCCCCGAGGCGGCTCACATTCCTCCGGCATCTTTAGCATCGGTACCATATTTGGCAGTCAGCACCCCGCAAGGCCGAGCTCTTATCCAGAGGGATTAGtggagccaaaaaaaaaaagttttacgttgaaaatgaagagaaggaaaaaaacaaccctgaaccgaagcacagggagagctggggaggaatTGGAGAACCAGCTCCACACAGTTCTGCCTGTGATTATTTTCAGGTAACTTCACAAGTTGctaaaagaaagtgaaatttgtttttttcttttgcaggcttagctgggatttttcctgctgaataAACAGGGAATACTCTTACTCACTTGCATCTAAGGCTCAAGTCCTGAGTGTTTAAGCCCTCCTGGATGGCCCTGAGAAAGGTGAGAGTGACGCAGCCCCCCAGGAGGGAGGATGCAGCTGAGAAACAAGATTGTCTGGAGGGATTGGGATGCCATGGGGCTGGCTGGCATGGGAGGTGCACATCCTAGGGATGGAGGAATTCAGAGAgtctctggggacagggaaacaAGGGGAAAATGGAGCAATGGTGGAGTGGCTGAGCCAGGCACACTCACGTTCAGCGCGTTCTTGGCTGCCTCCGCCTCAGAGCGGCTGTCGAAGCTGACGAAGCCCACAGGCTGTGGAGGAAGGACAGGAGCCATCAGTCAGGTtcctggggagcacagaggagaGCCCCTAACCCCAGGGAATGGTGGGATGGTTACACCATGTGGAGCAGCTCCTACCTGCTTGGAGGTGAGTTTGATGAGTGACCCTTCGTACCCCTGCAAGGAAAGGATTAAAAAGGGTTTTTGGTAGAGATCCCCGCAATTAAATACTAATAACTGAATAAACTGACTGAATTAGACTTCAGTGGGTTCCCAGATGGTGGGATGATGGGTTCCCAAGTGGTTTggggccatggggctggggcagaggccAACCCCATGCTTTCAGccccccctttccctccccagtgTGATACCTTAAAGGGTCTGAAGAGCAGGTAAAGCTCCCGGGGCTTGATGTCCAGAGGCAACCCACTGACAAAGAGTGTCCTCacctggaaaagaagaaaggaggtTCCTGGGGACCCTCTCTTGTCCCTAACTTGGGGATACACCATGCTCCCTGTAgccagagggacaggggagCAGACAAAAGCCTTAAGCcaatgtgctggttttgcatcaCGCTTGAGTGATGCTGAATTTTTGGGAGGGGTGGCCTCATCCTTCATGTGGCCATGGAGGAAGCTGCTAAGGCACCATGGAAAGGTAGCAGGGACCTGTCCTCACCCCAGCAGTCCTCTCCAGGTTAAAAAGCTCACAGAATCCCAGCACCTTCCTACCCCGGTCTGGCAAACAGGATTTCTCCCATCATCCCCAGCAGATCCTGGACAATGCCTATTGTCTCAGTTTATTGCAGCAGCTCATTAAGGACTGGGAGAAGCAAACACCAGCTCTTCCTCCTGGAGGAAAAGCCCTGGTTTAGAGGGGGCTGGATTTAAACAGCTTGTGCCTCGTTTGTAAAAGTCACCTTTTAAGGGATTTTAACC
The window above is part of the Molothrus ater isolate BHLD 08-10-18 breed brown headed cowbird chromosome 4, BPBGC_Mater_1.1, whole genome shotgun sequence genome. Proteins encoded here:
- the RBPMS gene encoding RNA-binding protein with multiple splicing is translated as MSSVPADREGGPADTSLPEEEVRTLFVSGLPLDIKPRELYLLFRPFKGYEGSLIKLTSKQPVGFVSFDSRSEAEAAKNALNGIRFDPEVPQTLRLEFAKANTKMAKNKLVGTPNPSTPLPTAVPQFITREPYELTVPALYPSSPEVWGPYPLYPAELAPALPPPAFTYPASLHAQMRWLPPSEAGSQGWKSRQFC